One Chanodichthys erythropterus isolate Z2021 chromosome 22, ASM2448905v1, whole genome shotgun sequence DNA window includes the following coding sequences:
- the ch25hl2 gene encoding cholesterol 25-hydroxylase-like protein 2, which translates to MSPGSMHGMLDISNATWALSERSVLQPMWDYLQQNHESSLRSPLFPVIISVSMYLVLVFFYTVLDLLAPTWPSIRRYQIHQDRTVTWSNIGATLALTTYNHLLYIFPAAVAQWLWRPPVPLPREAPTLTAFLLGIVGCTVVFDFQYYLWHLLHHRVGWLYRTFHALHHQYRQTFSLVTQYLSAWELFSVGFWTTVDPLLLQCHCLTTWAFMLFNIWVSTEDHCGYDFPWAMHRLVPFGLWGGALRHDAHHQQPGTNFAPFFAHWDWLGGTATMPAPVKTKTQREKDEKEA; encoded by the coding sequence ATGAGTCCTGGCAGTATGCACGGCATGCTGGACATCAGCAACGCAACCTGGGCTCTGTCGGAGCGCTCCGTGCTGCAGCCCATGTGGGATTACCTCCAGCAGAACCACGAGAGCAGCCTGCGCTCGCCGCTGTTTCCCGTCATCATCTCGGTGTCCATGTACCTGGTGCTGGTGTTCTTCTACACCGTGCTGGACCTGCTGGCGCCCACCTGGCCCTCCATCCGCCGCTACCAGATCCACCAGGACCGCACCGTCACCTGGTCCAACATCGGAGCCACATTGGCGCTCACCACGTACAACCATCTGCTCTACATCTTCCCCGCCGCCGTGGCCCAGTGGCTCTGGCGGCCGCCCGTGCCGCTGCCCCGCGAGGCGCCCACGCTCACCGCCTTCCTGCTGGGCATTGTGGGCTGCACGGTGGTGTTTGACTTCCAGTACTACCTGTGGCACCTTCTGCATCACCGCGTGGGCTGGTTGTACCGCACCTTCCACGCGCTCCACCATCAGTACCGGCAAACCTTCAGCCTGGTCACGCAGTACCTGTCCGCCTGGGAGCTCTTCAGCGTGGGCTTCTGGACCACCGTGGATCCTCTTCTTCTCCAGTGTCACTGTCTCACCACCTGGGCGTTCATGCTGTTCAACATCTGGGTGTCCACTGAGGACCACTGCGGGTACGACTTCCCTTGGGCGATGCACCGTCTGGTTCCCTTCGGCCTTTGGGGCGGCGCGCTGCGGCACGACGCTCACCATCAGCAGCCGGGCACCAACTTTGCGCCTTTCTTCGCTCACTGGGACTGGCTGGGGGGCACGGCGACCATGCCGGCTCCCGTgaagacaaaaacacagagaGAAAAGGACGAAAAGGAAGCCTGA
- the f2rl1.2 gene encoding coagulation factor II (thrombin) receptor-like 1, tandem duplicate 2, producing the protein MAVTATYRILFFAAFMVFAWAEAGPVKGKGRGLPVVLDPDTGKLFTEQVVTDTLKSSLTTVFLPIIYIIVFALGLPSNAMAIWVLLFRSKKLHPAAIYMGNLALADLMFVIWTPLKIAYHLKGNNWTFGEGMCKVLVGFFYGNMYCSILFITCLSVQRYWVCAHPLSQQRKNNKFAIIVSLCIWIFIGVSTTPLYLYKQTFEFSDLNITTCHDVNVISRENFQSGNMFLDVQLPYYYFMVMAGLVFFIPMLIIIAAYILLLRSLGNSTIEGSAGKSRQRAVVLIVTVLITFLVCFIPSNVMLVVHYSLLRNGLFNNGYGFYITTLCLASLNSCLDPFIYYYVSEEFREHVKNTLLCRSSRTVERMRVSFRSMKYSKSTNTYTSSKTESSTC; encoded by the exons ATGGCTGTCACCGCGACTTACCGGATCTTGTTTTTTGCCGCATTTATGGTTTTTGCGTGGGCAGAGGCAGGGCCAG TTAAAGGCAAAGGACGAGGTTTACCAGTCGTGCTGGATCCAGATACAGGCAAATTATTCACTGAGCAGGTCGTCACAGATACACTAAAGAGCAGTCTCACAACCGTCTTCCTGCCAATTATTTACATAATCGTTTTTGCATTGGGGTTGCCAAGCAATGCAATGGCGATATGGGTCTTGTTGTTCAGGTCGAAGAAACTTCACCCTGCTGCCATTTACATGGGAAACTTGGCACTGGCTGACCTGATGTTTGTTATCTGGACGCCTCTCAAGATCGCTTACCATTTAAAAGGAAATAATTGGACTTTTGGAGAAGGGATGTGCAAAGTGTTGGTGGGTTTCTTCTATGGCAACATGTACTGCTCCATCCTCTTCATCACTTGTTTAAGCGTCCAGCGGTATTGGGTCTGCGCTCACCCGCTCTCCCAGCAGAGGAAAAACAACAAGTTTGCTATCATCGTGTCACTGTGTATCTGGATCTTCATTGGGGTCAGCACTACACCTTTGTACCTctacaaacaaacatttgaatTCTCAGACCTCAACATCACCACCTGCCACGACGTCAACGTTATCAGTCGGGAGAACTTCCAGTCAGGCAACATGTTCCTGGACGTTCAGCTGCCCTATTACTATTTCATGGTGATGGCAGGTCTTGTGTTCTTCATCCCAATGTTGATCATCATAGCAGCTTACATTCTTCTCCTTCGCTCGCTTGGGAACTCTACAATCGAGGGCAGTGCCGGAAAAAGCCGCCAACGAGCTGTGGTCCTCATTGTCACTGTGCTCATAACGTTCCTGGTCTGCTTCATCCCCAGTAATGTGATGTTGGTGGTGCACTATTCTCTCCTGCGAAATGGTTTGTTCAATAACGGCTACGGCTTCTACATCACCACGCTGTGCCTGGCCAGCCTCAACAGCTGCTTGGACCCTTTCATCTACTATTATGTCTCAGAAGAGTTCAGGGAGCACGTCAAAAACACGCTGCTGTGCCGCAGCAGTCGTACGGTGGAGAGGATGAGGGTGTCTTTCAGATCGATGAAGTACTCTAAAAGCACCAACACCTATACTTCCAGCAAAACAGAGAGCAGCACCTGTTAA
- the f2rl1.1 gene encoding coagulation factor II (thrombin) receptor-like 1, tandem duplicate 1 isoform X1, translating to MALRLIWIYAVLLLVSVNVSSQNSNLDRGFTGVETKEGVAVTDTALDVLNSKLTQIFFPVVYIIVFIVGLPANAMAIWVFLFRTKKKHPSSIFMANLALADLLFVILIPLKIAYHFNGNHWIFGEAMCKVLVGFFYGNMYCSTAFIMCISVQRYWAIVHPLSQQKRNNKLAVGVSVCVWLVVWVITVPLYLYDQTVKVTNLDIVTCHDVTRPSQSRYPSIYFLIMGVVGFVVPCIVCIVANVQMLRSLKSSMTDDNIVQKRRKAVILIVTVLVMFLVCFTPSNIMVMVHYSLLFAGVQESGYGFYITTLCLASLNSCVDPFVYYFISDEFREHVRNMFRCRSERTAQRMRVSFSALKYSKKNSTYTSDSGNTQSTSY from the exons ATGGCTCTCCGATTGATCTGGATTTACGCTGTGCTTCTGTTAGTCAGCGTGAACGTGTCTAGTCAAA attCTAACTTGGACAGAGGCTTTACTGGTGTTGAAACTAAGGAGGGTGTTGCGGTGACAGACACTGCTCTTGATGTACTGAACAGCAAGCTTACCCAGATCTTCTTCCCAGTGGTCTACATCATCGTCTTCATTGTGGGCCTGCCAGCCAATGCTATGGCCATCTGGGTGTTCCTCTTTAGGACGAAGAAGAAACATCCCTCATCCATTTTCATGGCCAACCTTGCACTGGCGGACCTGTTGTTCGTAATCTTGATTCCTCTTAAGATCGCGTACCATTTTAACGGGAATCACTGGATCTTCGGAGAAGCCATGTGCAAAGTGCTGGTGGGCTTTTTCTATGGGAACATGTATTGTTCAACTGCTTTCATTATGTGTATTAGTGTCCAGAGGTATTGGGCCATAGTACATCCTCTTTCCCAGCAGAAAAGGAACAACAAATTGGCGGTGggcgtgtctgtgtgtgtgtggctggtTGTGTGGGTTATTACGGTACCTCTCTATCTTTATGACCAGACTGTGAAGGTCACCAACCTTGATATTGTCACCTGCCATGATGTCACACGTCCTAGCCAATCACGCTACCCTTCTATCTACTTCCTGATTATGGGAGTTGTGGGATTCGTAGTTCCCTGCATAGTATGTATAGTGGCGAATGTGCAGATGCTGCGTTCCTTGAAGAGCTCAATGACAGACGATAACATCGTTCAGAAGCGGAGGAAGGCCGTCATCCTCATCGTCACAGTGCTGGTGATGTTCTTGGTGTGTTTCACCCCCAGTAACATCATGGTTATGGTGCATTACTCCTTGCTCTTTGCCGGAGTACAGGAAAGCGGTTACGGCTTCTACATTACCACGCTATGCCTGGCCAGTCTGAACAGCTGTGTCGACCCCTTTGTATATTATTTCATCTcagatgagttcagagaacatGTCAGAAACATGTTTCGTTGTCGCAGCGAGCGCACTGCACAGCGGATGCGAGTTTCCTTCAGTGCACTGAAGTATTCGAAGAAAAACAGTACCTACACGTCAGACTCTGGAAACACGCAGAGTACTTCCTACTAA
- the f2rl1.1 gene encoding coagulation factor II (thrombin) receptor-like 1, tandem duplicate 1 isoform X2, whose product MALRLIWIYAVLLLVSVNVSSQMVYIIVFIVGLPANAMAIWVFLFRTKKKHPSSIFMANLALADLLFVILIPLKIAYHFNGNHWIFGEAMCKVLVGFFYGNMYCSTAFIMCISVQRYWAIVHPLSQQKRNNKLAVGVSVCVWLVVWVITVPLYLYDQTVKVTNLDIVTCHDVTRPSQSRYPSIYFLIMGVVGFVVPCIVCIVANVQMLRSLKSSMTDDNIVQKRRKAVILIVTVLVMFLVCFTPSNIMVMVHYSLLFAGVQESGYGFYITTLCLASLNSCVDPFVYYFISDEFREHVRNMFRCRSERTAQRMRVSFSALKYSKKNSTYTSDSGNTQSTSY is encoded by the exons ATGGCTCTCCGATTGATCTGGATTTACGCTGTGCTTCTGTTAGTCAGCGTGAACGTGTCTAGTCAAA TGGTCTACATCATCGTCTTCATTGTGGGCCTGCCAGCCAATGCTATGGCCATCTGGGTGTTCCTCTTTAGGACGAAGAAGAAACATCCCTCATCCATTTTCATGGCCAACCTTGCACTGGCGGACCTGTTGTTCGTAATCTTGATTCCTCTTAAGATCGCGTACCATTTTAACGGGAATCACTGGATCTTCGGAGAAGCCATGTGCAAAGTGCTGGTGGGCTTTTTCTATGGGAACATGTATTGTTCAACTGCTTTCATTATGTGTATTAGTGTCCAGAGGTATTGGGCCATAGTACATCCTCTTTCCCAGCAGAAAAGGAACAACAAATTGGCGGTGggcgtgtctgtgtgtgtgtggctggtTGTGTGGGTTATTACGGTACCTCTCTATCTTTATGACCAGACTGTGAAGGTCACCAACCTTGATATTGTCACCTGCCATGATGTCACACGTCCTAGCCAATCACGCTACCCTTCTATCTACTTCCTGATTATGGGAGTTGTGGGATTCGTAGTTCCCTGCATAGTATGTATAGTGGCGAATGTGCAGATGCTGCGTTCCTTGAAGAGCTCAATGACAGACGATAACATCGTTCAGAAGCGGAGGAAGGCCGTCATCCTCATCGTCACAGTGCTGGTGATGTTCTTGGTGTGTTTCACCCCCAGTAACATCATGGTTATGGTGCATTACTCCTTGCTCTTTGCCGGAGTACAGGAAAGCGGTTACGGCTTCTACATTACCACGCTATGCCTGGCCAGTCTGAACAGCTGTGTCGACCCCTTTGTATATTATTTCATCTcagatgagttcagagaacatGTCAGAAACATGTTTCGTTGTCGCAGCGAGCGCACTGCACAGCGGATGCGAGTTTCCTTCAGTGCACTGAAGTATTCGAAGAAAAACAGTACCTACACGTCAGACTCTGGAAACACGCAGAGTACTTCCTACTAA